One Myxococcota bacterium DNA segment encodes these proteins:
- a CDS encoding response regulator transcription factor, whose translation MKPIRVFILEDQPALLKNLASLLDAPANLEVVGTALSAEEAIVTIDKLPDPPHVILCDIGLPKMSGIDFCRLIRVKYSKIEVLMLTVFDDADRVLEAVKHGAAGYLLKGGETAKIIEAIEDVHDGGSVIQPALARKLLKHFQPAVTQRTLHPEPYRRSLTERELECLQIIAKGLSNTEAAGVLGLSKATIRTHLEHIYQKLDVCNRVEAVTEGLRQGLIGI comes from the coding sequence ATGAAACCAATTCGCGTCTTCATTCTGGAAGACCAGCCGGCCTTGCTAAAAAACCTCGCTTCGCTGCTCGACGCGCCTGCCAATTTAGAGGTCGTAGGCACAGCGCTTAGCGCCGAAGAGGCGATTGTCACCATCGACAAGCTGCCCGATCCACCGCACGTCATTTTATGTGACATAGGCCTTCCCAAAATGAGCGGCATCGATTTTTGCCGGCTCATCAGAGTCAAATACTCCAAAATCGAAGTCCTCATGCTAACTGTGTTTGACGACGCTGATCGAGTACTAGAAGCCGTCAAACATGGCGCAGCAGGTTATTTGCTAAAAGGCGGCGAAACAGCCAAAATCATCGAAGCCATCGAAGACGTCCACGACGGCGGCAGCGTCATCCAGCCTGCCCTAGCCCGCAAGCTATTAAAACACTTTCAACCAGCCGTCACCCAACGCACCCTCCACCCAGAACCCTATCGCCGCTCCCTAACTGAGCGCGAACTGGAATGCCTGCAAATTATTGCCAAAGGCCTAAGCAACACAGAGGCAGCCGGCGTTTTGGGCCTATCGAAAGCCACAATCCGCACCCACCTGGAGCATATCTACCAAAAGTTAGACGTTTGTAACCGAGTAGAAGCTGTCACAGAAGGCCTAAGACAAGGCCTAATCGGCATCTAA